From a single Drosophila sulfurigaster albostrigata strain 15112-1811.04 chromosome 3, ASM2355843v2, whole genome shotgun sequence genomic region:
- the LOC133841875 gene encoding trypsin eta, with translation MRITIRDMDILRISLIVLISTLPTCVWLTEVKPEGRIVNGSQVDIARHPYCVSLRYRRSNDSAYLHECAGIIYSERAVVTAAQCLADLTEDTKLIVVGAANKRNGTDGVVYPAANWTYHPQFNYYTADYDIGVVILDTPFDFSYYGIRQIGVREERPATGRNALVIGWGYQEEWGPSSPHLEQTSVPIVGSDECNSIYGAGEVTERMICAGNVAQGGNDACQGDTGGPLIIDEELVGLVSWGRGCGRPGYPTVYTYVASFKSWINETLQVAGAL, from the coding sequence ATGCGAATCACCATACGAGACATGGACATTCTTCGGATTAGCCTGATTGTGTTGATTTCAACATTGCCAACTTGTGTTTGGCTTACTGAAGTTAAACCGGAGGGACGCATTGTGAATGGATCCCAGGTGGACATAGCACGTCATCCGTATTGTGTATCTCTGCGCTATCGACGAAGCAACGACTCGGCTTACCTTCACGAATGTGCTGGAATCATTTATTCTGAGCGAGCCGTGGTGACAGCCGCACAATGTTTGGCTGATCTAACGGAGGACACGAAATTAATTGTAGTTGGTGCGGCGAATAAGCGAAATGGGACAGATGGAGTAGTGTATCCCGCCGCAAACTGGACATACCATCCACAGTTCAATTATTATACGGCTGACTACGATATAGGAGTTGTCATCTTGGATACCCCTTTCGATTTCTCCTATTATGGCATTCGCCAGATTGGAGTACGCGAAGAACGTCCTGCGACTGGAAGAAACGCCCTGGTGATTGGTTGGGGCTATCAAGAGGAATGGGGACCCTCTAGCCCCCATCTGGAACAAACAAGTGTACCCATCGTTGGCTCAGATGAATGTAATAGCATCTATGGAGCGGGTGAGGTGACCGAACGCATGATTTGCGCCGGAAATGTTGCACAAGGTGGAAATGATGCATGTCAAGGAGATACTGGCGGTCCATTGATTATTGACGAGGAACTTGTGGGTCTAGTTTCCTGGGGACGTGGCTGTGGTCGCCCTGGTTATCCAACTGTTTATACATATGTTGCCAGCTTCAAATCATGGATCAATGAAACTCTGCAAGTCGCTGGCGCGCTATAA